The nucleotide window AAAAATTTCGCTTTCCATGAGTTCACCCGGAATAGCGGCACAGTTAACAGCCACAAACGGTTTATCCCTGCGATTACTGGCTGAATGAACTGCGCGAGCGACCAATTCTTTGCCACTTCCGCTTGCTCCAGTGACTAGGACATTACATTCGGTGTCTGCGATTCGTTCGATAATTCCGAAGATCTCCAACATTTTGGGATCTTCACCAATAAAACCAGGCGCATACTTGTCGCGCCAAGCCAACCGCCGCTCAGTATCAAGGGCTGGATTGCTCCGTGCTCCAGAGCTTCGCTCGATGGCCGCGGTTAACTTCTCAAAATCGATGGGTTTGGTGATGAAATCTGAAGCGCCTGCTCTCATCGCCTCAACCGCGATGGGTACCGAGCCTTCGCCCGTGACCACAATCACTGAGCGTGCGAGATTGTCTTTTAAGGCCTCTCGCATAACCTCGAAGCCATCCATTTCGGGCATTCCAAGATCCACGAGCAAACAGTCTACAGACTTCTTCTTGAGCTTCTCGAGGCAAATCGCCCCACTGCCAGCCACATCGACCTCAAAACCGGCCGCGACCAAGGAGCGCTTGACTGCCTTTAGTATTGCGGCATCGTCATCGACGACAAGGACACGTTGCGACATCTAAGCTCAGGCCTCCCGATTCAGTTCTCATTGAATAAGATAACTATGTACATCGCAAATCTAGGTAAAATCCAACTTTTACCGAATATCAATTCCCAAGAAAATTGAATAACCACTGCGAGTTCCGAAAAATTGTTAATGAGACCTTCTCTCGTGCTATCTTGTGGCCATGCCGTGCAATGATATCCGAGAACGAATTGAAATCCGGGTGGATGATGATGACCGACTTTTGGACTACACGCTGCTTAAAAACACCTGCGGCGCTCCCGTAGGGCATCAAGCACTGCTGCTTGGTAAGCTCCGTGGCCAAATGGTTTCCGCCATCCTCAACAATGATGAGAATTCCTGGTTGAACGGGGAAACCTCCCTTACGGACGACGAAATATTTCTTTATTACAAGCATCTATTCGCAATCCGGGCCGTTTTAAAGGCAGCCTACGGAATCTCCCGCGCCGGCCCTGACGATGTTTGCGCACTCTCAAGCCTCGGATACGACATCAACGGTGCCCTGATAGAAGGGCTGATCTCAGTCGAAGCGCTTACAGAAGAGATTAAATCCTGTGGAAACTGTAAAAGTTGCGGTAGCTAAGGCGACCCAAAGGATTGCAACCGTTCACGCAGTGAACTACTTATGAGCCCTGAGATATGACTGATACCGAAAATAACAAACGCGATACCTTAGATAGCTTTCTTGCCGAAGGCATGGTGCTTGTCCAACTCGACAGCCGGCTGGATGACGTCTGCGTCCCCGAGCATCTTAAAGGCGACCCAACCCTCAGGCTCAATATCTCCGGGCGGTTTGGACTGCCCCTAGAGGTGGATGATTGGGGCGTGCGAGCAACCCTCACTTTTCAAGGCGACCCATTCGAATGCCAGTTGCCCTGGAAGGCCATCTACATAATCATCTCCCACGTTACCGGGGAGCCATGTCTTTTCGCATCTGATGTGCCACCTGAATATGTGTCTGAAGCACTTGGGCACCTCAAAAACAAGGCAACCCCTCTCGCGCAACCGCAACCGCAACCCGAGCCTGCAGCTGACCCTGAACCCAATCGCATGCACCTGCGGTTGGTCCACGACGAACCTGAATCCGCTGAGCCCACGAGCGAACCCGAAGTGGCAGTGGAAGATAACGACGACGGTCCAGATGATGACGGCCCAGCGCCTCCACCTAAAAAACCCTTCCTCTCTGTCGTAAAGTAATACCGGACAAACAATGACTGATTCACAGACTTGGTGGGAAGCAACCTTTGAGATTGCCGAGCACAGTAGCGAGGAAATGGGCGTACTACTCATTGAATCAGGTGCGCTTGGGGTTCAGACCATTTCAGACGAAATTCCGCTTCCGCGCCTACCTGATATCCACGGCAATCCCCCGGAAGCCTTAGAACTCAATATTGCGCCGGGCCACCACGTGCTCATTGCTTGTTTCGCTTCAGATCAAACTGAAGCAAGCATCCTTGCCATTGTAGAGAATTGCCACAACGGGCTCGACGCCGTGAACGCGCAGCCAGTAGAAGTTAAGCACTGCGACGATACTTCCTGGCAAACCATGTGGAAGGCATTTTTTACGCCTCGTCAGATTGGGGAGAATTTCTGGGTCATCCCCTCATGGGAGCAGGATTTTAAAGCCCCACAAGACGCTTACCCCATCATCATCGATCCCGGCATGGCTTTTGGAACCGGTCATCATGGAACCACTGCTCTTTGCTTGGCCGCACTGGAGCAAGTGCTTCAAGTGCAAACCACCCCGTCCCTTCTAGACGTTGGTTGCGGCTCTGGGATTTTAAGCATCGCGGCCAGTCTTCTGGGTGCTCAAGAAATCAATGCCATAGACATCGACCCGAAAGCAGTCGAAGTCACTCTTGAAAACGCAGAGCTGAATCAAGTTGAAGGTATTCGCGCCAGCACAGACGCCATTGAGAGAATCTCAGCCACCTACGATGTTGTCATCGCCAATATTCTGGCAAACATCCTTCTGCGGTTGGCTCCTGGTATTGTCGGTACGGTGTCTCCAGAATCCACATTGATCTTGAGTGGTATTCCGTTGCACCAAATAGATGAAGTTAAAACTGTGTTTGGCGAAGCATACTCAAAACGATGGGGCCAAACACTGCCACAGCCAAGTCTCACAGAAGCTGGTGAGTGGGCCTGCCTCGTTTACCAACCGGCCTAACCTTTTTTCGCCGAGCTCCGGCGCTTCCGGCGTTTCTTTTGTTTCCTCGCCTTATCGGCTGCTTTGTCACGCTTGGTCTTCTTCCCAAGAACCTCTGCTTCATATCGGTCAGCGAGTTCACGCCGGGCAAAAAATCGATTATTGGATTGGCTACGGGATTTTTGGGTCTTCACCTCAATCCCGCTGGGTTCGTGTTTTAGGTAAACCGCTGAAGCCGTCTTATTAACCTTCTGCCCCCCACTGCCACTGCCCCGAACAAATCGTTCCTCAAAATCTTCCTCCAAGAGACCAAGCTCAAGAAGGCGTAACCGTAAACCCTCCTGTTTTTCCTGACTAATTGGAGCTTCCACCACTCAAACCTTTCTCGGACGTACGCCGTAGATAGAAGATGCCCTAAATTCCCCTAAAGGAAAAACCCCCAGGGACGATGTACCCTATGTAAGCACAAGAGATTGTGACTACGAAAACACTCATGGAAATCCCATCCATACATTCCACCCAGCTTTATTCCCAGGCGGCGCATTTGCGTCGTCCTGGGGTAAAGTTTTTTGAAACCGAATCCCCAAAAACCGCGAGAGATCAAGTGACTATATCTAATGACGCACAAAACCGTTTGAAAGCGCTAGAAACCCTTAACTCCATCCTCGATCTCAAGAAAAATTGCATACCAGCCCTCTCTCTTCATTCCCCACAAGCGCTTGGCGAGATGATGAACGTGCTCTCAGCAAGAGGTATCGCTGGCCTTAGATGAAGACAGTTGGACCCAAGACTCGGTAACCAGTTTGCATGTACGGCTTTAAGCCTCAAACCTTACGCTTGGTTTCGATTGCGTCCAAAGTAATAGTAAATAAGCACGCCCGTAAGCGTGACCAAGCCAAACGGAATAATGCCCGTAATGAGTGGTCGCCCTACCCACCAGTCAGCCGGTGCGCTTCGCGTGCTACCCATTTGCACCATGCGCAGAACAAATACCCAACCAGCATGAATACCTATCGCCAAAAAAAGTGAACGGGTTTTTAAAGTGGCGTAAGCCAGGACCACTCCAACCATGAAGAGTGTTAGGAGGCCCCCAACCAAAAGGCGCGGCTCCGAAAATTGCCAAAAGGAATACGAGAGAACTTCGAATCCCGTCCACCACTGTATCTCACCGTCCCAAAGCTTCACCGAATGATGAGGCTTAATGAAATGCAAGACCGCAAAAATAAACGAAAGCCATAACGTGGCTGCTCGTGCGGACAACTGCTGAAGCAAAATCCCAAAGAGCGCACCACGAAAGAAGAACTCTTCAATCAACGCAACTGCAATCGCTGTGGCCGCGGCAGATAAAAACCAAAACGACAAAAGAGGGTCTTTAATCTCGATTCGCCCGGAAACCACCAGCCAAGTCGCCACAAATGTAAGCCCCATCGCGCCTACCGTAAATCCAAGTGCGAGATCACGGCGCCACCGGCTATTCTCGACCAAACCCAGCCCCCGTAGATTTTTAACGCCTATAGACCTTAAAAACGGATACAAACCCGCAATGGCCGCCACCAAAACTCCGCGGTTTAAGTATTTTGGAAACCTGAAAGGTTTAAGCTGCGGGATTAGGTCTGTTTCAATCGCCCACTGCCCCGCATGAAACATCGGAACAGAAATTAATGAGCCAGCCACGACGACAAAGGCAACATAGAGAGCGATTTTATAAAGCACAGACAAATGGAAACCCTTGGTAATATACTATGGTGTTTATCGTTAGTTGAAAGCTTGCGCACGCGAAAACACGCAATGCTCGACATTATGACGGCTACAAACTAGTAACGGGCTATGCGCACCGTTCGGATCATGCTGACCTACTTACTTTTCCCATGGGTCAGCCCCTTTTTATTTCTGCACCCGAAACTCAAGGCGGGCTTCCTCGAGCGCTTTGGGCTGAATACAATGCCCGCCCCAAAAAAAGGGCCGACCCTTTGGCTGCACGGTGCATCCGCGGGTGATGTTCTGGCCCTCGTCCCAACTGCCAAGGCCTTACGAGCTATATACCCTGATGCATCTTTAATCGTAACCGCCATGACCGACAGCGGCTTTGCGATGGCCAAGCAACAGGCTCAGGTTTTTGACCACATCCGCTACATCCCGTGGGACTTGCCTGGAGCCGTGAGACGAACCCTCAATGGCCTTCAACCTGACGCTATCATCCTAGAGTTTGCCGAACTATGGCCCGAACTGCTTCACCAAGCCTCGAAAAATAACGTCCAGGTTGTTCTTCACAATGGACGTTTTTCAAGGGAACGCCTTGAGCGGTATCGACGGATGTTTCGCCTCACTGGTAATCTCGTTGAACAGCTCACCATGCTACTGGTTCGAGATCAGGAAGAAAAAGTTCGGGCGATGGTTCTTGGAGCTTTACCCGAGTCCATTCACACCACCGGAAACACCAAGTTTGACCACCTTAAAGAACCACCGAACCCTGTTCATCTCACTGCATTTAGAGGTGAAATCAACCATACAGGTCTTGGCCCAGTCCTGGTCGCAGGCAGCACCCACGATGGCGAAGAGGAAATATTACTAGAGACTCTCTCCAACTTGCGAGTGCAATACCCAACACTCAAACTTATCATCGCTCCGCGATACATCGACCGCTCCTCTCGCTTGGGAGACCTCGGCGAAAAATACAGGTTCAAGACCAGTTTAAGAACACAATCCCCAAAGGACTGGGATGTTTTGATTCTGGATACGGTTGGTGAGCTAAGCCTCGCCTATGCTCTTGGTACAGTGGTCTTCGTGGGCGGAAGTATCAATGACCGCGGCGGACACAATATTGTTGAACCTGCATTATGCGGCAAGCCTGTCATATTTGGCCCATACATGAGTAATGTGGAAGACTCCGTGAAGCTACTTCTAGGCCGCGGCGGACTGCAGATATCCAACCCAGAGCAGCTGGTGCGTGTTCTAGGCGACCTTTTAGGCGATTCGGAGAAATGTAAATTACTCGGCGAAAAAGCGGCTTCGCAGGCTCGTTCTGTGCAAGGAGCAGCTGCGCAAAATGCGACTCATATTTCAGCAATGCTTAATCAGCGCCAAGCGCCCACATAAGCAATCCAAGACTGTTCCTCTTCAGCAGTATCCATGGGAATGAAATCGCCATCGCCTTCACCATCTTCTGTGGCGCCTTCCCAAAAGATATCAACCTTTGAGAACCCGGCTTCGACCATTAAGTCTTTTAGCTCTGGCAAAGACCACATACGCCAATCATAAGTAAAAGCCTTCTTCAGCTTACTGCCATCGTCAAACTCGAAATGGATATGACGAATTGCTTGATTGGTAATTGCGCACATTGGGCGCTGGTCCCATACGTATGTGAACCCGTCGAACTTCTTGCGCTCTTTCATTTTCTCGCCAAGGTCAGTTCCGCCATGACAATCAACAAAAAAGGCTCCGTCCTCGTTTAGCCCTTCTCGAACCTTCTTGAAGTAATCGAGCAGCACTTTACGTTCTTTGAAAATGCAATATGAGAAATTGAAGGCCACAATGAGATCGGATTTTTCTTTCGTTCCCGTGAGCACATCTTTCTTTAGCAGCTTCACGCGCTCGGCTTCATCGCCAAGTGGTTTGATGTTGCGCTGGATTCCCCAAGCAAGCGTATCGTCACAAAGGTCCAACCCAACTGCTGTGCGTTTGTTTTTACCTTTAACCCAAGCGGCACACATCGCACCCGTCCCGCAGAAATCTTCCCGCAGCGACCGTGCCTTACGGCCCTTGACGTCATTGAATATTGCATCAAGAAATTCAACATCAGCCTCTGGATTCTGAACCGAACGCTCATAGAGTTCCAGCGCATCCATCGTGGCTGCGACACCAGGCTTTTTTGATTTCTTTAATTTCTTAGGCTTCTTTGGCTTGTTACTCATGCAAAGGCATTTAGCCGACCCCTAGACTTGTTTCAAGGGTTCAAGGTAATCAAGATCTAGCTCGGCCATCAATCTCACCATATCCGCAGCGGGCGGCGCCTCAAAGGTGATAGGATCAGCTCCTCTGGGGTGAGGAACGGTAAGTCGATAGGCATGAAGCATCGTGCGGGGCACTACAATCTGACCCTGACCGCCAAGGTACATCGAACCACCGTAGAGTCTATCCCCGACGATAGGTTGACTAAGATGGGCCAGATGCACCCTTATTTGGTGGGTACGCCCGGTAAGCGGGGCAGCCACAATCAGCGCCCCTTCTCGCCCAGCAACAACGGGTCTAAAAAACGTCTGGGCCGGCTTGCCGTCGGCCTTCACTCCATGGCGAGTGCCCTTCAGCCGCCCTATCGGTTCATCAACATCCGTTTCGCCCGTAAATGGTCCCTGCACCAATGCCAAGTACACCTTGCTGGCTTTTCGCTCTCGAAAAACCTCGTTCAAGCGCTTAACGGCTCTTTGGCTACGCGCCAATACAACAACGCCACTGGTCACTGCATCCAGGCGATGAACGAGCCAGATACGGCTGTCTTTTCCCTGGCTCTCCAGCCAAGCAGGAACTACGGATTCGAGACTGGGGCTACCGAAGCGGTCATGCTCAGTGAGGAGACCGCTGGGTTTGTTCACCGCTATAATCTCGTGATCGAGATACAAAACTTCGAGCGGCTGCTGGCTAACATCTCTTTGAGCCGGCTTCGTATCTGGAGTTGCAACGTCACCCCGGATCTCCAAAATCGTTCCTGCTTTAAAGCGCTTAGATAAGATTTTTGCGGGCCGACCTTTTACAAAAACCCGTCCAGAACCAATCATTTGGCGGGCCTCTTTACGGGAAACACCTGATAAAACCGCCACGAGCCGATCAAGCCTCGCTCCGTCCTCGACCTCTGGCACCAATAATTGTGTTGTCTCAGCCTGCCCCACCACTTTAATCCTTAATCATTTTATTAAGTTACAAAAACCTACCCATGGGTCTAGCCAGAAGTATGCCGCAGTCTGTATAGTCCCGCCAACTGAGCCCTA belongs to Deltaproteobacteria bacterium and includes:
- a CDS encoding sigma-54-dependent Fis family transcriptional regulator translates to MSQRVLVVDDDAAILKAVKRSLVAAGFEVDVAGSGAICLEKLKKKSVDCLLVDLGMPEMDGFEVMREALKDNLARSVIVVTGEGSVPIAVEAMRAGASDFITKPIDFEKLTAAIERSSGARSNPALDTERRLAWRDKYAPGFIGEDPKMLEIFGIIERIADTECNVLVTGASGSGKELVARAVHSASNRRDKPFVAVNCAAIPGELMESEIF
- a CDS encoding stringent starvation protein B — protein: MTDTENNKRDTLDSFLAEGMVLVQLDSRLDDVCVPEHLKGDPTLRLNISGRFGLPLEVDDWGVRATLTFQGDPFECQLPWKAIYIIISHVTGEPCLFASDVPPEYVSEALGHLKNKATPLAQPQPQPEPAADPEPNRMHLRLVHDEPESAEPTSEPEVAVEDNDDGPDDDGPAPPPKKPFLSVVK
- the prmA gene encoding 50S ribosomal protein L11 methyltransferase, encoding MTDSQTWWEATFEIAEHSSEEMGVLLIESGALGVQTISDEIPLPRLPDIHGNPPEALELNIAPGHHVLIACFASDQTEASILAIVENCHNGLDAVNAQPVEVKHCDDTSWQTMWKAFFTPRQIGENFWVIPSWEQDFKAPQDAYPIIIDPGMAFGTGHHGTTALCLAALEQVLQVQTTPSLLDVGCGSGILSIAASLLGAQEINAIDIDPKAVEVTLENAELNQVEGIRASTDAIERISATYDVVIANILANILLRLAPGIVGTVSPESTLILSGIPLHQIDEVKTVFGEAYSKRWGQTLPQPSLTEAGEWACLVYQPA
- a CDS encoding peptide chain release factor-like protein → MVEAPISQEKQEGLRLRLLELGLLEEDFEERFVRGSGSGGQKVNKTASAVYLKHEPSGIEVKTQKSRSQSNNRFFARRELADRYEAEVLGKKTKRDKAADKARKQKKRRKRRSSAKKG
- a CDS encoding CPBP family intramembrane metalloprotease — its product is MLYKIALYVAFVVVAGSLISVPMFHAGQWAIETDLIPQLKPFRFPKYLNRGVLVAAIAGLYPFLRSIGVKNLRGLGLVENSRWRRDLALGFTVGAMGLTFVATWLVVSGRIEIKDPLLSFWFLSAAATAIAVALIEEFFFRGALFGILLQQLSARAATLWLSFIFAVLHFIKPHHSVKLWDGEIQWWTGFEVLSYSFWQFSEPRLLVGGLLTLFMVGVVLAYATLKTRSLFLAIGIHAGWVFVLRMVQMGSTRSAPADWWVGRPLITGIIPFGLVTLTGVLIYYYFGRNRNQA
- a CDS encoding 3-deoxy-D-manno-octulosonic acid transferase, whose amino-acid sequence is MRTVRIMLTYLLFPWVSPFLFLHPKLKAGFLERFGLNTMPAPKKGPTLWLHGASAGDVLALVPTAKALRAIYPDASLIVTAMTDSGFAMAKQQAQVFDHIRYIPWDLPGAVRRTLNGLQPDAIILEFAELWPELLHQASKNNVQVVLHNGRFSRERLERYRRMFRLTGNLVEQLTMLLVRDQEEKVRAMVLGALPESIHTTGNTKFDHLKEPPNPVHLTAFRGEINHTGLGPVLVAGSTHDGEEEILLETLSNLRVQYPTLKLIIAPRYIDRSSRLGDLGEKYRFKTSLRTQSPKDWDVLILDTVGELSLAYALGTVVFVGGSINDRGGHNIVEPALCGKPVIFGPYMSNVEDSVKLLLGRGGLQISNPEQLVRVLGDLLGDSEKCKLLGEKAASQARSVQGAAAQNATHISAMLNQRQAPT
- a CDS encoding class I SAM-dependent methyltransferase, coding for MSNKPKKPKKLKKSKKPGVAATMDALELYERSVQNPEADVEFLDAIFNDVKGRKARSLREDFCGTGAMCAAWVKGKNKRTAVGLDLCDDTLAWGIQRNIKPLGDEAERVKLLKKDVLTGTKEKSDLIVAFNFSYCIFKERKVLLDYFKKVREGLNEDGAFFVDCHGGTDLGEKMKERKKFDGFTYVWDQRPMCAITNQAIRHIHFEFDDGSKLKKAFTYDWRMWSLPELKDLMVEAGFSKVDIFWEGATEDGEGDGDFIPMDTAEEEQSWIAYVGAWR
- a CDS encoding RluA family pseudouridine synthase, producing MGQAETTQLLVPEVEDGARLDRLVAVLSGVSRKEARQMIGSGRVFVKGRPAKILSKRFKAGTILEIRGDVATPDTKPAQRDVSQQPLEVLYLDHEIIAVNKPSGLLTEHDRFGSPSLESVVPAWLESQGKDSRIWLVHRLDAVTSGVVVLARSQRAVKRLNEVFRERKASKVYLALVQGPFTGETDVDEPIGRLKGTRHGVKADGKPAQTFFRPVVAGREGALIVAAPLTGRTHQIRVHLAHLSQPIVGDRLYGGSMYLGGQGQIVVPRTMLHAYRLTVPHPRGADPITFEAPPAADMVRLMAELDLDYLEPLKQV